ATATTTCTAgaactcttttttttttgcgaataaaTATTTCTAGAACTCTTGTTCAGATATTCTTTTTCCCGGACGCATGTAGAGAATATACAGAGAGAATCAAACTTGAGGCAAAtgctaagaagaagaaaaaactgAACCTATTGTGTGGTGGAAATCTTCCATACACGTCCAAAATTTCGCAGCGGAGTATTATTATGTACTACGTCCACAGTGGCTTGCCAAACTCAATTAGTAACGTGGAAGATTCATGGAAAGTTTGTGTGTGAAAACGTCAAATTTCCACGTTACCGAGCAATGTAAAACAACTATAAATACCCACCTCAGACCAAACTTCTACTAGCACACACGGTGGCATCACTAACACACAACAATGGCATCCCTAGCAGCCGCTTCCCGTGTCGTGCTGCACATCCTCCCTCTTTTTCTCCTCGCTGCCGGCACCCACGCCGCCACGTTCACCATCACCAACAAGTGCCAGTTCACCGTGTGGGCGGCGGCCGTGCCGTCCGGCGGTGGCAAGCAGCTGGACCCGGGGGCGCAGCCATGGAGCATCGAGGTGCCGGCGGGCACGACGGGCGGGCGCGTGTGGGCGCGCACGGGGTGCAACTTCGACGGGAGCGGCAACGGGCAGTGCCAGACGGGGGACTGCGGCGGCGTGCTGCAGTGCACGGGGTACGGGCAGGCGCCCAACACGCTGGCCGAGTTCGGGCTGAATAAGTACATGGGCCAAGACTTCATCGACATCTCTGTCATCGACGGCTTTAACGTGCCCATGGACTTTCTGCCGGCCGACGGCACAGCCGGGTGCGCCAAGGGCGGGCCGCGGTGCGACGCGGACATCACGTCACAGTGCCCGTCCGAGCTCCGGGCACCCGGCGGGTGCAACAACGCGTGCACGGTGTTCAAGAAGGACGAGTACTGCTGCACCGGCACGGCGGCGGACAACTGCGGGCCGACCGACTACTCGAGGTTCTTCAAGGGCCAGTGCCCGGACGCCTACAGCTACCCCAAGGATGATGCCACCAGCATCTTCACTTGCCCCGGCGGCACCAACTACCAGGTCGT
This genomic window from Aegilops tauschii subsp. strangulata cultivar AL8/78 chromosome 4, Aet v6.0, whole genome shotgun sequence contains:
- the LOC109749097 gene encoding alpha-amylase/trypsin inhibitor, with amino-acid sequence MASLAAASRVVLHILPLFLLAAGTHAATFTITNKCQFTVWAAAVPSGGGKQLDPGAQPWSIEVPAGTTGGRVWARTGCNFDGSGNGQCQTGDCGGVLQCTGYGQAPNTLAEFGLNKYMGQDFIDISVIDGFNVPMDFLPADGTAGCAKGGPRCDADITSQCPSELRAPGGCNNACTVFKKDEYCCTGTAADNCGPTDYSRFFKGQCPDAYSYPKDDATSIFTCPGGTNYQVVFCP